Part of the Candidatus Krumholzibacteriota bacterium genome is shown below.
CGAGAAGCTCGCCGACCTGCTCGGCGGGGCCGTCGGCGCCTCGCGCGCGGCGGTCGACGCGGGATACGCCCCGCAGCCCCTCCAGGTGGGGCAGACCGGCAAGGTCGTCAACCCGAAGCTCTACATCGCATGCGGGATCTCCGGTGCGATCCAGCACCTCGCCGGCATGCGCACGTCGAAGACGATCGTGGCGATCAACAAGGACGCGAGCGCCCCGATCTTCGAGAAGGCCCATTACGGTATCGTGGGCGACCTCTTCGATGTCGTGCCGCTGCTCACCGAGGAGATCCGAAAGATCCTCTAGGCGGTCACGGACAGTCCGCACGAAAAGACGGGCCCGGCGAATCCGCCGGGCCCGTCGTGCATCCGAATCGTCTCGGACCGGTCAGCTCTTCCAGTCGATCGCCTCGACGGGGCAGTTGTCGATGGCCTCCTGGATCTCCTCCTCGTCGGCGCCCTTGGGATCGTAGACCACCGCGATGTCTTCGTCGTTCATCTCGAAGACGTCGGGGCACGTCTCCACACAGAGCTCGCATCCCGTGCACAGGTCGGGATCGACGTACGGTCTTCTGGCCATGACCACACTCCTTGCGAAAAGGCCCGGGCAGGAATGTATGCGCGCCGCCCGGCACCTGTCAATCCGATTTTTCACCGATACGCAACCAGTTGTCGGAATGTCGGTTGCGCGGCGTCGTGGACGATCCGGCGGTCAGAAGGAACGGGAGATCTCGAGCGAGACGAGCGTGATCGAGAAATCGTCCTCGCGGCGCGAGTGCCGCTCGGGGTCGTGGGAGACGAAGAGGGAGAGATCGATGCCGGCGCCGAGTCCGGCGCCCCCCATCAGGGAGAGGCGGTTGAAGGAGAAGTCGGAGTAGAGCGTGTTCCCCGATTCCCCGTAGCCGCGGTAGCCCGGTTCCCAGGAGGCGGAGAACCAGAGGTCCGCGCCCCGGGCGACGTCGATGCCGAGGACGATCGAGCCCTCGCCGTAACGCTCCTCGGCGTAATCCGGGCAGCGCATCATGCCGTATCGCGGTTCGGCGTACGCGTTGGCCGCGCCGCCGGCGAGCGGGGTTCGGAGGCGGAAGCCGCCGCGGAGGAAGTGCGTGTCGAAGAAAGTCGCGTCCGGCCGGTCGTAGGAGACGAGCTCCGATTCGACCCTGAAGGACCACGCCGCCGCCCCGTCGGCGAGTCTGACCTCCGCGAAGGAATCGACGAGCCAGTAATCGCTGCGCGCGCCGTCGTCGTAATCGCGGCGGTCGGCGTGGGCGAAGAGGTGCACGGCGGTCTCTCCCGCGGCCAGTTGCCCCTCGACGTCGCCCACGAGGCGCCGGTAGGAGAGAGCGGTGGTGTCGGGCGCCTCGCGCGCGCCGATCGATGCCGAGGCTCGCAGGTACTTCTCGAAATAGGAGCCGCCCTCGATCTCGAGCCCCGTGTCGACGTAGCGGTAGTCGTAATCGAAATCGGTCCGGCGGTCGTAGTCGACCAGCTCGACCCGGGTCTTCCACGCGGCGGAGAGGTCGGGCGCCAGGCGTCGCTTGATCCTGAGCCGGCCGTTCGACTGGACGTAGTCGTTCCCGAACGTGTAGTCGCTTTCCTCGCGGAAGGCCTTGAGATGCATCGACCCGCGCAGCTCGATCCACGTGTTTTCCCCGGCGCGGAAGGCGAGGTCGCCGTCGAGCGTCTCGTCGAGCGTCTGGTTTCCCCAGGAGAAGCGGTTGCGCAGCGTCGCGCGCGTGTCGGCCCGGCCGATCGTGACGCCCGCGAGAAAGCCGGCGCGGAACTCGTGTATCGTCTCGAGCGTGTCGACGTCGAGGATGGTGTATCGGTCGATGAAGGAGTCGAACCCCGTGAAGACGCTCGTTCGCAGCGACGCCGCGTGCAGGCGCGAGGCGGGAGCGATGAAAAGCAGCGCCGCGATGGCGACGGCCGCCGTGTGACCGGTATATCTCACGGCACGTCTCTCAGCAGTTCTTCGATCCGTTGCAGGTATTCGACGGCGGAAAGCGCGTCGCCGCCGAGGTAGAGCTCCTCGGCGACGCGCAGCATCGTCCGCGCCTCGACGAGCCGGACGTCGCCGGGCAGGCGGGCCTCGAGGCGCGCGAGGCGCGAGAGGATCCCGCCGGCGAGTTCGACGTAGAATTCATCGTAGACGGCCGCGCCCGTCGTGTCGGGCGCG
Proteins encoded:
- a CDS encoding ferredoxin, coding for MARRPYVDPDLCTGCELCVETCPDVFEMNDEDIAVVYDPKGADEEEIQEAIDNCPVEAIDWKS